Genomic window (Luteibacter yeojuensis):
GCGCTCGGCGTCGAGGCCGGCTACAACGACCTCGGCAACATCCACGCCAAGAATTTCTTCAACGGCGACCGCGTGGTCGACCGCCGCAAGTCCGAGCTGCACGGCTGGACGGCCGGCGTCAACGGTCACTTCAACATCGATCCGCAGTGGTACATCAGCGGCCGCGCCGGCATCTACGCGTGGAAGGGCCACGGCACCAGCAACAACGACCTCAACCGCCACGACCTGGACAAGACCAGCTGGTACGCGGGCGCGGGCGTCGGTTACGACTTCAGCAACAACTGGAGCCTGGGCATCAACTACGACCACTACGACGCGAAGAAGAACGGCCTGGACCTGTCGACCAACATGACCTCGGTCTCGGCGGAATACCGCTTCTAAGCACTAGAAACTGTGGGAGCCGCTATAGCGGCGAGAAGCCAACGGAGCAACGAGGCGGCGAGGTGGATTCCCCTCGCCGCTATAGCGGCTCCTACAAAAGCTGCGATCAGCGCTTCTTCCACTGTCCCAGCGCCGCAGCGCCGTTTTCCTGCGCGCGGGCATACACGGCCTTCTGCGCCTCGGCCACGTTGTTCTGCTGGTCCTTCGACCAGATCTTCAGCGCCTCGGCCACCAGCGCGCGGCCGTAGGAGAAGCTGACCGGCCAGGGATGCGGGCCCATCTGGTTGATCAGGTTCAGGTGCTCGGTGGCCTGCTCGTCGCTCTGACCGCCGGAGAGGAACACGATGCCTGGCAGCGTGGCCGGCACGCAGGACTTCAGCACGCGAATGGTGGCGTCGGCGACGTCTTCCGGCGTGACCTGCGCTTCCTTCGGCGCGTACTTGCCCGGGATGACCATGCTGACCTTCAGGATGGTGCCCTCGAGCATCACGTTCTGCTCGTACAGCGCGTTGAACAGGCTGCGCAGGACGGCTTCGTGCACCTCGTAGCTCACGTCGATGTCGTGCTTGCTCTCCGGGTCGTCCATGAGGACTTCCGGCTCGACCATCGGCACGAGGCCGGCTTCCTGGCAGAGCGCGGCGTAGCGAGCCAGCGCGTGCATGTTCGCCTCGATGGCCGTGGAGCTCGGGTTGTCCTCGGTGATCTTGATCACCGCGCGCCACTTGCAGAACTGGGCGCCGAGCTGGGCGTATTCCTTCAGGCGGTCGCGCAGGCCGTCGAGGCCTTCGGTGACCACGTCACCCGGGAAACCGGCAAGCGGCACGGGGCCCTTGTCGACCTTCACGCCGGGGATGATGCCGGCCTTCTTCATGGCCTCGACCAGCGGCACGCCGTCCTTGGTCTTCTGGCGGATCGTCTCGTCGAACAGGATGGCGCCCGAGATGTGCTCGCCGAGGCCCGGGGTGGTCAGCAGCAGTTCGCGGTAGGCGCGACGGTTTTCCTCGGTATTCTCGACGCCGGCCGCGTCGAAGCGCTTCTTGATCGTCCCGGTCGATTCGTCGACGGCGATGATGCCCTTGCCGGTGGCCACCATCGCCTGCGCGATCTGTTCGAGGTTTTCGATGCTCATGACAACTCCGTGGAAGTAGTGGTATGCCCCGCGAGGCAACGCGGCGCGAATGCAAAAACCCGCGGAGTATAGGGGAATACTCCGCGGAAGCCGTTGTGCGGCGCGATCAAGTGGTCTGGTAGCCCGGCAGTTCGCACTTGGCGAGGATGGCGGCCTTGCGCGCCGGATCTTCCGGCAGGTTGAAGCCGGCGACGTAGTAGGTCTGCACGGGCTGGGCCGTCCCGTTCTGCGAGCCCTTCACGTAGGTCAGCTGCCTGACGATGCTCACGCCAACCTGGCCGAGATCGCCTTCGGGCACCACCTTTTCGATTTTTGGGTTCTGGGTACGGCCGTCGGAACCGATCATGTAGCTCACGGCCGCGCACCCTGGCTGGTTGAGGTTTTTGCCCGTGTTGGGCACGTCCACGTCCAGGCTCTTATTGGTGAGGAACCAATAGCCCGTGAGCCGGTCCGGGGAAACCTTGCGAAGGGTCTGTGCCTCCGCCGTGCCTGCGGCGAAAAGCACAGCGACGGCGATAGCGCCTGTAAACAAGCTGTTGCGGATCATGATGCCCTCGTGGCTGTGCCGGGGCATCGAGTTTAACCCCCAGCAAGTAAAGCGTGCGTGTGAAATCATGCCGCAACTGTGGGAGCCGCTATAGCGGCGAGAAGCCCACAAAGCGGAGAAGCAGCAGGGCAAGGCCCCCTTTCGCGGCGAGAAGCCCACGAAGCGGTGAAGCGGCGAGGCGCGTTTCCTCGCCGCTATAGCGGCTCCTACGGCGCAGCGTCCATCGGGGGGGCGTTACAGATCCCGCAGGCTGTCGGCAATGCCGTCCTCGCCGATCACCAGCAGCTTCAGGGTATTGGTGCCGCCGCCCCGGCCGATATGGTCGCCGTGGGTGAGGATCACGCGGTCGCCCTTGGTCAGCTTGCCCAGCGCGAACAGGTGCTGGAGCGCGGCACGGGCCGTGTGCGCCGGGTCGAGGTTGTTCTGCTCGAAATCCACCGGCTGCACGTCGCGCAGCACCAGCATGCGGCGGCGTGCCACGGCCGACGGCGACATCGCGTAGATCGGCACCGCGAAGCGATAGCGGGAGAGCCACTGCGCCGTGGCGCCGGATTCGGTCAGCGCGACGATGGCGCGCACGCCCACCTGGGCCGCGAGCAGCATCGCCGCCAGGGCGATCGCCTGGTCGGAGCGGTCGAGCGAGTGGGTGCCGGGACGAAGCTCGTCGCGCGGCTCGAACTGGCGTTCGGCGCCGAGGCAAATGCGGCGCATCGCGGCCACCGCCTTGTCCGGATGCGCGCCCGCGGCGGTCTCCTGCGAAAGCATCACGGCGTCGGTGCCGTCGATCACCGCGTTGGCGACGTCCAGCACTTCGGCGCGCGTCGGGATCGGCGCGGAAACCATGGACTGCAGCATCTGCGTCGCCGTGATCACCGAGCGGTTGCGCATCACGGATTCGCGGATGATCTTCTTCTGCAGGCCCGGCAGCTCGGCATCGCCGATTTCCACG
Coding sequences:
- a CDS encoding porin family protein, which encodes MKKTLIALALVAAGMAAAPAFAQDANGAGGWFINGNVGRTSVDKGRYDGHDTGYALNGGYRWTVSPWAALGVEAGYNDLGNIHAKNFFNGDRVVDRRKSELHGWTAGVNGHFNIDPQWYISGRAGIYAWKGHGTSNNDLNRHDLDKTSWYAGAGVGYDFSNNWSLGINYDHYDAKKNGLDLSTNMTSVSAEYRF
- a CDS encoding class I fructose-bisphosphate aldolase, with amino-acid sequence MSIENLEQIAQAMVATGKGIIAVDESTGTIKKRFDAAGVENTEENRRAYRELLLTTPGLGEHISGAILFDETIRQKTKDGVPLVEAMKKAGIIPGVKVDKGPVPLAGFPGDVVTEGLDGLRDRLKEYAQLGAQFCKWRAVIKITEDNPSSTAIEANMHALARYAALCQEAGLVPMVEPEVLMDDPESKHDIDVSYEVHEAVLRSLFNALYEQNVMLEGTILKVSMVIPGKYAPKEAQVTPEDVADATIRVLKSCVPATLPGIVFLSGGQSDEQATEHLNLINQMGPHPWPVSFSYGRALVAEALKIWSKDQQNNVAEAQKAVYARAQENGAAALGQWKKR
- a CDS encoding energy transducer TonB, which encodes MIRNSLFTGAIAVAVLFAAGTAEAQTLRKVSPDRLTGYWFLTNKSLDVDVPNTGKNLNQPGCAAVSYMIGSDGRTQNPKIEKVVPEGDLGQVGVSIVRQLTYVKGSQNGTAQPVQTYYVAGFNLPEDPARKAAILAKCELPGYQTT